CTCTGCAACTAGCACCGCATAATAGGACTATTCGTATCCTTCTTGCTGAGACCTTCGAATTTGTGAATCGTTGGAATGAAGCGGCGGAGCAGTACACTCTGGTGCTGAAAAGTGATCCTGAGGCGTTGGATGTCATGGCTGCCCTTGCTTCCGTCTATATAAAGTTGAGGAATTACGATGGGGCTATAAATCTGTATGAACGAGTCGCCAGTAAGCGGAAAGATGCCGCCGTGTACGCCAACCTTGGTTTAGCGTATGGAGCTAAGGGGAATGTTGCGGCGGAGATAGAGAGCTATCAGAAAGCCCTAAATTTAGATCCCGCAAACGCTGTTGTTCATTACAACCTGGCCCTGGCGCTAGAGAAGCAGGGAAAGATGGAGGAAGCTTATCGATCTTTTAAAAAAGCGCTTGAGTTGAGACCAGACGATAAAGATACGCTATTGAAGTTGGCTGACATGGAGATGAAACGCAAAAATTACGGTCAGGCCGTTGGATATTATGAAAAGGTTATGGGAAAGTACGGGCTAACCCCGCTGGCTTACGTTAAGGCAGCTCAGGCATACAGCGAGTTGAGGCGCTATGAAAAGGCTGCATCTATGTATGAAAAAGCGGTAAGTATGGGGGTTCGAGAACCAGAAGTTTTGTCCAGTTTGGGCAGGATTTACGAAAGATTAGGTAAGAGCAAAAGGGGAATTAGTTTTTTTGAGAGATACGCAGGTAAAAATCCCCCTGAGGAAATACTAATGCAATTGGTTTCTTTCTACATCGATGAACGCCGCTACGATGATGCCATAAGAATTTACGAAAAGTTGCTAAAGCGAGGATCAAACAAAGCGTCATATTACTGGAATCTGGGTAGATTGTACGGGTTGAAAGGTGATATTGACAGAGAGATCGAGTTTTACAGAAAAGCACTCTGTATTGATGCGGAGGATGACAGCTTGTGGGTGAGTTTGGGTGAGGCTTATGAGAAAAAAGGGATGGTGCGAGAAGCTTTAGAGTGTTATGTTAAGGCGTACGAGTACAATCCAGAATCGGTAAAGGCGATGCGACGCATCCCGGTTCTGCGTATAAAGTTATTGGAGGAGAGGCAAAGTAAGGGATCATGAAGAAAATCGATATGGGAACCTTTAGAATAGGGGGTAATGAACCTCTCGTTTTAATCGCCGGTCCGTGTGTGATTGAGGATGCGTCAAGAACACGGGAAATCGCGTTTGCCCTAAAGGAGATCACGACCCGATTGAATATGCCGTTTATTTTCAAAGCGTCTTACGATAAGGCAAACCGGACCTCGTTTCGGTCTTTTAGGGGTCCTGGTCTGGACAAAGGGTTAGAGATTCTTATCGGAATTAAGGAAGACCTTAAAATCCCTATTATTTCTGATGTTCACCGGTTTGAAGAGATAGAACGTGCGGCTGCGGTTTTGGATGTGGTTCAGATCCCAGCGTTTCTATGTCGCCAAACGGATTTTGTCATGGAAGTTGCTCGGGCTTCAAGAGTTGTGAATATCAAAAAGGGACAGTTTCTGGCCCCTTGGGACGTAGTTCATATAATCGATAAGGTTAAGCACACGGGAAACGAAAATATAATGATTACGGAAAGAGGGACAACATTCGGCTATAATAATTTAGTGGCAGATATGCGTTCACTGAGAATCATTAGAAAATTTGGATACCCTGTGATTTTCGATGTTACCCACAGTGTTCAATTACCGGGGGGCGCTGGAGATTGTTCTGGTGGTGAGCGCGATATGGTACCCGTTCTGGGAAGAGCTGGGGTTGCGGCTGGTGTTGACGGTATCTTTATGGAGGTTCACCCCGAACCTGATAAGGCCTTTTGCGATGGGGCTAATTCCGTTCGTCTTGATGAGTTAGAATCACTTTTGTCGGTAATTTTGGAAATAGACGCAGTCGTTAGAGAAAAGGTAGGTAGAGATGGCTGATAGTAAGTCAATTTCTATGCGGGATGATATTGCTCAAAGATTGAGGAATGTGCGGGTATTGATGCTCGATGTTGATGGGGTCTTAACTGATGGACGTATAGTTATGAATGACAGGGGCGAAGAACTGAAATTTTTTGATGTGCGAGACGGGCATGGGATAAAGATGCTTATCAGGCATGGGATCGAGGTTATTTTCGTAACAGGTAGGGAGGCGCCAGTTGTAGAACACAGAGCAAAGGATCTAGGTGTGAAGGAAGTGTATCAGAAAGTTTGGGACAAATTGAAGGTATTTGAGGAAATCTTAAAGGACAAAGGTTTGGCTGGCGACCAGGTGGCTTTTGTCGGGGATGATATTGTCGATGTACCTGTTTTAAGACGCGTTGGTTTTGCTGTTGCTGTGCGGGATGCACAGCATGAGGTCAAAAATGTTGCTCACTACATTACTAAGAAAAGGGGGGGTAGGGGTGCCGTCAGGGAGGTCTGCGAAATGATTCTTAAGGCCCAGGGGTATTGGGCTGGTATAGAGAAGAAATATGATTTCTATTGAAGGTTTGCTTAATTACGTAAGGGGTGTTATACTTACAAAAAATAAGAGTAGGGTTGTACTGGTTCTAGTAACCGTTCTTGTTGTTTCTGCATTGGCAGTTTTTTTTCTTTATAAGCAGCGGGAAGATGTTGTCACTCCAGAGCCTTTGAACGGGCAGTATGACGTATTCTTTAGGGACGTTGTGTTTACGGAGACGGTTAAAGGTGGAAGCCGATGGGAGGTCAAGGCAGCGGTGGCTAAATTTCTGCAGAAGGAAAATGTTGTTAGTCTGGAGAAGGTTTCTGCGAAACTTCTGATGCCCGACGGTGGTATTTATGTGTTAAGGGGTGATGAAGGGAAGATATTTAGGGAGACGCGAGATATATTTCTGAAAGGAAACGTACTTCTCACTTCGGATAGAGGAGAAAGGATAACTACAGACAATGTATGGTACAGAGTGAGGGAAAAGAGGATCCTTACTGATTCACCTGTAAAAGTGGATAGCGAAAAGGTTAGGATTAGAGGGTCAGGACTGATTGTGGATCTAGCAAGAAGGTCCATTGTGGTGAAAGGTAATGTAAAAGCAACGGTGAAGAGCCAGTAATGACGGTGAGAGCTTTGCGATTATCATTATGTTTTGGTTTTGTTTTTACCCTGCTTTTACTCAGGTTGATAGGTTGTGACAC
The genomic region above belongs to Syntrophales bacterium and contains:
- a CDS encoding tetratricopeptide repeat protein, with amino-acid sequence MKWLKFSGNVKLIRVFLIFVLVVVTFTVSVLVLFSAGTLDFNLSLKRMVGAFSSTFLGRAPTVYFLYGEKNGLEFKSDLKDPLEISSNDQFVIKGVVTDVLFGGDVRVEVPGLVDGDCVGRLLKGIDFVKKSMELSLEKAGGTFSEGFFRISVKHGGREIGFLTVKVVIKPQDIVYYAAGVQKDVKDQIEYLKKLLERDPDRSDLRKLLASLYVKEGQLEEATKQLKMVLRDRPDDRGALMALAEAEMSRGDYKEAILHFKKLVSMNPRDEMALAGMATAYRNMRQWEQAIHYYQEALQLAPHNRTIRILLAETFEFVNRWNEAAEQYTLVLKSDPEALDVMAALASVYIKLRNYDGAINLYERVASKRKDAAVYANLGLAYGAKGNVAAEIESYQKALNLDPANAVVHYNLALALEKQGKMEEAYRSFKKALELRPDDKDTLLKLADMEMKRKNYGQAVGYYEKVMGKYGLTPLAYVKAAQAYSELRRYEKAASMYEKAVSMGVREPEVLSSLGRIYERLGKSKRGISFFERYAGKNPPEEILMQLVSFYIDERRYDDAIRIYEKLLKRGSNKASYYWNLGRLYGLKGDIDREIEFYRKALCIDAEDDSLWVSLGEAYEKKGMVREALECYVKAYEYNPESVKAMRRIPVLRIKLLEERQSKGS
- the kdsA gene encoding 3-deoxy-8-phosphooctulonate synthase, which gives rise to MKKIDMGTFRIGGNEPLVLIAGPCVIEDASRTREIAFALKEITTRLNMPFIFKASYDKANRTSFRSFRGPGLDKGLEILIGIKEDLKIPIISDVHRFEEIERAAAVLDVVQIPAFLCRQTDFVMEVARASRVVNIKKGQFLAPWDVVHIIDKVKHTGNENIMITERGTTFGYNNLVADMRSLRIIRKFGYPVIFDVTHSVQLPGGAGDCSGGERDMVPVLGRAGVAAGVDGIFMEVHPEPDKAFCDGANSVRLDELESLLSVILEIDAVVREKVGRDG
- a CDS encoding HAD-IIIA family hydrolase, which gives rise to MADSKSISMRDDIAQRLRNVRVLMLDVDGVLTDGRIVMNDRGEELKFFDVRDGHGIKMLIRHGIEVIFVTGREAPVVEHRAKDLGVKEVYQKVWDKLKVFEEILKDKGLAGDQVAFVGDDIVDVPVLRRVGFAVAVRDAQHEVKNVAHYITKKRGGRGAVREVCEMILKAQGYWAGIEKKYDFY
- the lptC gene encoding LPS export ABC transporter periplasmic protein LptC; the protein is MISIEGLLNYVRGVILTKNKSRVVLVLVTVLVVSALAVFFLYKQREDVVTPEPLNGQYDVFFRDVVFTETVKGGSRWEVKAAVAKFLQKENVVSLEKVSAKLLMPDGGIYVLRGDEGKIFRETRDIFLKGNVLLTSDRGERITTDNVWYRVREKRILTDSPVKVDSEKVRIRGSGLIVDLARRSIVVKGNVKATVKSQ